Proteins from one Shewanella pealeana ATCC 700345 genomic window:
- the iscR gene encoding Fe-S cluster assembly transcriptional regulator IscR — MKLTSKGRYAVTAMLDVAMHSTNGPVPLADISERQGISLSYLEQLFAKLRKNGLVSSVRGPGGGYRLGTDACDISVGMVVRAVDESVDATRCQGQGNCQSGTRCLTHSLWGDLSSQISDFLNGISLAGLMHKRDVQFISVKQDKLQQEQRLSI, encoded by the coding sequence ATGAAACTTACATCGAAAGGTCGGTACGCAGTAACTGCAATGTTAGACGTTGCCATGCATTCAACCAATGGTCCTGTACCATTGGCCGATATTTCCGAGCGCCAAGGGATCTCTCTATCTTACCTCGAACAACTTTTCGCAAAACTCAGAAAAAACGGCTTGGTCTCAAGCGTACGTGGCCCAGGTGGTGGATATCGCCTTGGGACAGATGCTTGCGATATTTCCGTTGGGATGGTTGTACGTGCGGTTGATGAGTCTGTTGATGCAACACGCTGCCAAGGTCAAGGTAACTGCCAGAGTGGAACACGATGTTTAACCCATTCTCTCTGGGGAGATTTAAGTAGTCAGATTTCTGATTTCTTAAATGGCATATCATTAGCAGGATTGATGCATAAAAGAGATGTGCAGTTTATCTCCGTTAAACAGGATAAATTGCAGCAGGAACAAAGGCTAAGTATTTAA
- a CDS encoding IscS subfamily cysteine desulfurase: protein MKLPIYLDYAATTPVDPRVAEKMMQCLTMDGIFGNPASRSHRYGWQAEEAVDIARNQVAELINADPREIVFTSGATESDNLAIKGVAHFYHKKGKHIITSKTEHKAVLDTCRQLEREGYEVTYLQPEPSGLIPVSMIEAAMREDTILVSIMQVNNEIGVIQDIDAIGELCRSRKIIFHVDAAQSAGKLPIDVQTTKVDLMSISGHKMYGPKGIGALYVSRKPRIRLEAAMHGGGHERGMRSGTLATHQIVGMGEAAAIAKADMEVDNERIRRLRDKLWNGINHIEETYINGDVEKRACGSLNVSFNFVEGESLMMALKDLAVSSGSACTSASLEPSYVLRALGLNDEMAHSSIRFSIGRFTTDEEIDHAIETIKESIGNLREMSPLWEMFKDGIDLDSVQWAHH, encoded by the coding sequence ATGAAGCTACCTATCTATCTAGATTATGCTGCGACGACGCCGGTTGACCCTCGTGTCGCAGAGAAAATGATGCAATGCCTGACTATGGACGGCATTTTCGGCAATCCAGCGTCTCGTTCTCACCGTTACGGTTGGCAAGCTGAAGAAGCTGTCGATATCGCTCGTAACCAAGTTGCAGAGCTGATTAATGCCGACCCGCGTGAAATCGTGTTTACTTCAGGTGCGACAGAGTCTGACAACCTTGCAATTAAAGGTGTTGCTCACTTCTACCATAAGAAGGGTAAGCACATCATCACTAGCAAGACTGAACATAAGGCCGTATTAGATACTTGTCGCCAACTTGAGCGTGAAGGTTATGAAGTGACTTATCTTCAGCCTGAGCCAAGTGGTTTGATCCCTGTATCTATGATTGAAGCCGCTATGCGTGAAGACACAATTTTAGTGAGCATCATGCAAGTGAACAACGAGATTGGTGTTATTCAAGATATCGATGCTATCGGCGAGCTTTGTCGTTCACGTAAAATCATATTCCACGTCGATGCGGCGCAAAGCGCGGGTAAATTACCTATCGATGTGCAAACGACAAAAGTTGATCTAATGTCTATCTCTGGGCACAAGATGTATGGCCCTAAAGGTATCGGTGCGCTTTATGTCAGCCGTAAGCCGCGTATTCGCCTAGAAGCAGCAATGCATGGTGGCGGACATGAACGCGGTATGCGTAGTGGTACTCTTGCGACTCACCAAATTGTGGGTATGGGCGAAGCTGCTGCTATTGCTAAAGCTGATATGGAAGTTGATAACGAACGTATTCGTCGTTTACGCGATAAGTTATGGAACGGCATCAATCACATCGAAGAAACCTATATTAATGGTGACGTGGAAAAAAGAGCCTGCGGTAGCTTAAACGTGAGCTTTAACTTCGTTGAAGGTGAATCATTGATGATGGCACTGAAAGACCTAGCGGTTTCATCGGGCTCAGCATGTACTTCAGCAAGTCTTGAACCAAGTTATGTTCTACGTGCACTTGGTCTAAATGACGAAATGGCTCATAGCTCAATTCGATTCTCAATCGGTCGCTTTACGACAGATGAAGAGATCGACCATGCAATAGAAACGATTAAAGAATCTATTGGTAATTTAAGGGAGATGTCTCCGCTTTGGGAAATGTTCAAAGACGGTATCGATCTGGACTCTGTCCAGTGGGCACATCACTAA
- the iscU gene encoding Fe-S cluster assembly scaffold IscU, whose product MAYSEKVIDHYENPRNVGSFDKNDPSVVTGMVGAPACGDVMKLQLRIDDNGIIEDAKFKTYGCGSAIASSSLVTEWVKGKTVAEALAIKNTDIAEELALPPVKIHCSILAEDAIKAALDEYKTKQSK is encoded by the coding sequence ATGGCTTATAGCGAAAAAGTAATCGATCATTATGAAAATCCGCGTAACGTCGGTTCGTTTGATAAAAACGACCCGTCAGTTGTGACTGGCATGGTTGGTGCACCAGCTTGTGGTGACGTAATGAAGCTACAATTGCGCATCGACGATAACGGTATTATCGAAGACGCTAAGTTCAAGACATACGGTTGTGGTAGCGCAATCGCTTCTAGCTCGCTGGTAACTGAGTGGGTAAAAGGCAAGACAGTTGCTGAAGCGCTAGCAATTAAAAACACTGATATTGCAGAAGAGCTAGCATTGCCACCAGTTAAAATCCATTGTTCGATTTTGGCTGAAGATGCGATCAAAGCCGCTCTAGATGAGTACAAAACAAAGCAATCTAAGTAA
- the iscA gene encoding iron-sulfur cluster assembly protein IscA has translation MAISITPAAADRVRSFLASRGKGLGLRLGLKTSGCSGMAYVLEFVDDLNDDDELYDVDGVKIIIDAKSFIYLQGIELDFVKEGLNEGFQFNNPNAKGECGCGESFTV, from the coding sequence ATGGCAATTAGTATCACTCCCGCCGCGGCAGACCGAGTTAGAAGTTTTTTAGCTAGCCGTGGCAAAGGTCTGGGATTACGTCTAGGGCTTAAGACATCAGGTTGTTCTGGTATGGCTTACGTACTGGAGTTTGTTGATGATCTTAATGACGACGATGAGCTTTATGATGTCGATGGTGTAAAAATCATCATTGATGCCAAAAGCTTTATCTATCTTCAAGGGATTGAGTTGGACTTTGTAAAAGAAGGTCTAAACGAAGGTTTCCAATTTAATAACCCTAATGCGAAAGGTGAATGTGGCTGCGGTGAGAGTTTTACCGTATAA
- the hscB gene encoding co-chaperone HscB, translating to MNYFELFSLLPSYDVDTALLADRYRELQRAVHPDKFANASEQDKRLSVQRTAQINDAFQTLKNPIQRAEHLLALKGLELSHESTTLKDTQFLMQQMDWRESLEEIKHSDDPDSEIAELYDSFEQYAKHITAELKLLLVSELEADHLQAADQIRKLKFMAKLQDELTRVEDALLD from the coding sequence ATGAATTATTTCGAGCTGTTTAGTTTACTTCCTTCCTATGATGTCGACACCGCCTTACTTGCAGATCGCTACCGCGAACTGCAAAGGGCGGTTCATCCTGACAAATTTGCTAACGCAAGTGAGCAAGATAAACGTCTTTCTGTGCAGCGTACCGCACAAATCAATGATGCTTTTCAAACACTCAAAAATCCCATTCAAAGAGCCGAGCATTTGCTTGCGTTGAAAGGGCTAGAGTTAAGCCACGAATCTACCACATTGAAAGATACTCAATTTTTAATGCAGCAGATGGATTGGCGAGAGTCACTTGAAGAGATCAAGCATAGCGATGATCCCGACTCTGAGATTGCCGAGCTCTACGATTCCTTCGAGCAATACGCTAAGCACATTACTGCAGAGTTAAAGCTTTTGCTGGTGAGTGAGCTTGAAGCAGACCATTTGCAGGCGGCAGATCAAATTCGTAAACTTAAGTTTATGGCAAAATTACAAGATGAGTTGACCAGAGTGGAAGACGCACTCTTAGATTAG
- the hscA gene encoding Fe-S protein assembly chaperone HscA, translating into MALLQIAEPGQSAAPHQHRLAVGIDLGTTNSLVAAVRSGVANTLPDEDSQHSLPSVVRYTQDSVLVGREAEAFSAQDPQNTIVSIKRFMGRSLEDIQSGDQTLPYIFEASENGLPIFVTPSGKVNPVQISSEILKPLVARAELTLGGTLEGVVITVPAYFDDAQRQGTKDAASLTGVKVLRLLNEPTAAAIAYGLDSGQEGVIAVYDLGGGTFDISILRLNKGVFEVLATGGDSALGGDDFDHMLQAYFAEQWQVSSASASMNRKMQIEARRVKEALTESAETTASVVDDAGTKLTLTVTRELFDSLIAKLVKKTISSCRRALRDAGVSNDEVLETVMVGGSTRVPLVRQEVESFMGKTPLTSIDPDRVVAIGAAIQADILVGNKPESDLLLLDVIPLSLGIETMGGLVEKVVSRNTTIPVARAQEFTTFKDGQTAMAFHVVQGERELVADCRSLARFTLKGIPPLAAGAAHIRVTFQVDADGLLSVTAMEKSTGVQASIQVKPSFGLSDEEIGSMLKDSMANAKEDITRRMLAEKQVEAARVLESLNAALSKDSDLLSVDERGVIEANMASLAQIASEDDADAIEAAIEVLDTATQDFAAKRMDNSIRLALKGQSVDNI; encoded by the coding sequence ATGGCACTTTTGCAGATAGCAGAGCCTGGACAGAGCGCTGCTCCCCACCAACATCGTCTCGCAGTCGGGATTGATTTAGGCACCACTAACTCTCTTGTTGCTGCGGTACGTAGCGGCGTGGCGAATACTTTACCCGATGAAGATTCACAGCATTCATTGCCTTCTGTCGTCCGATATACCCAAGACAGTGTTTTAGTTGGCCGTGAAGCGGAAGCATTCTCTGCTCAAGACCCACAAAATACCATAGTGTCGATTAAGCGCTTTATGGGTCGTAGTCTCGAAGATATTCAGTCGGGCGATCAGACTCTGCCGTACATTTTCGAAGCCAGTGAAAACGGTTTACCCATTTTTGTTACTCCAAGCGGCAAAGTTAATCCGGTTCAGATTTCATCAGAGATCTTAAAGCCGCTGGTGGCACGAGCTGAGTTGACGTTAGGTGGCACGCTAGAAGGTGTGGTGATCACCGTTCCTGCTTATTTTGATGATGCACAACGTCAAGGCACTAAAGATGCAGCATCCTTAACAGGCGTTAAAGTGTTACGCCTGTTAAACGAGCCGACTGCAGCGGCAATTGCTTATGGCTTAGACTCAGGCCAAGAAGGCGTGATTGCAGTCTACGACTTAGGCGGCGGCACATTTGATATTTCAATTTTACGTTTGAACAAAGGCGTGTTTGAGGTGTTAGCTACCGGCGGTGATTCAGCCTTAGGTGGAGATGACTTCGACCATATGCTGCAAGCATATTTCGCCGAGCAATGGCAGGTTAGCTCTGCTAGCGCCAGTATGAACCGTAAAATGCAAATTGAAGCGAGACGCGTAAAAGAAGCATTAACAGAGTCTGCTGAGACGACGGCTTCAGTGGTTGATGATGCTGGTACAAAACTGACGTTAACGGTTACGCGTGAGCTGTTTGATAGCTTAATAGCTAAGTTAGTTAAAAAGACTATCAGTAGCTGTCGCCGCGCATTGCGTGATGCTGGCGTGAGTAACGACGAAGTGCTGGAAACCGTGATGGTCGGCGGCTCGACACGTGTGCCTTTAGTACGCCAAGAAGTTGAAAGCTTCATGGGGAAGACCCCGCTAACGTCTATTGACCCTGATCGCGTAGTTGCCATTGGCGCCGCCATTCAAGCCGATATTTTAGTCGGTAATAAGCCAGAGTCTGACTTGTTATTGCTCGATGTGATCCCGCTGTCATTGGGTATTGAGACCATGGGCGGACTAGTTGAGAAAGTTGTCTCCCGCAATACCACTATCCCAGTAGCCAGAGCGCAAGAGTTTACCACCTTCAAAGATGGGCAAACTGCGATGGCATTCCATGTGGTTCAAGGTGAGCGTGAGTTAGTGGCAGATTGTCGCTCACTTGCTAGGTTTACCTTAAAGGGAATTCCACCGCTTGCGGCTGGTGCGGCGCATATTCGAGTGACCTTCCAAGTGGATGCTGATGGCTTGTTAAGTGTAACAGCCATGGAGAAGTCGACGGGTGTTCAGGCAAGTATTCAGGTTAAGCCATCATTTGGTTTAAGCGATGAAGAAATTGGTAGCATGCTAAAAGACTCAATGGCAAATGCCAAAGAGGATATTACTCGCCGTATGCTGGCCGAGAAACAAGTTGAAGCCGCTCGCGTGCTTGAGTCATTAAACGCAGCGTTAAGTAAAGATAGTGACTTGCTGTCTGTTGATGAGCGAGGCGTTATTGAAGCCAATATGGCATCGCTTGCACAGATTGCTAGCGAAGACGATGCCGATGCTATCGAAGCGGCTATAGAAGTATTAGATACAGCGACGCAGGACTTTGCTGCTAAGCGTATGGATAATTCAATTCGACTCGCTCTAAAAGGGCAGTCGGTTGACAATATATAG
- the fdx gene encoding ISC system 2Fe-2S type ferredoxin produces MPQIVFLPHEELCPDGAVVEANEGETVLDVALRNGIHIEHACEKSCACTTCHVVIREGFDELEESDELEDDMLDKAWGLEPESRLSCQAKVPASDIVVDIPKYTINMVSEG; encoded by the coding sequence ATGCCACAAATTGTATTTTTACCCCATGAAGAATTATGCCCAGACGGAGCTGTTGTAGAGGCAAACGAAGGCGAAACTGTTTTAGACGTTGCACTGCGTAACGGTATACATATCGAGCACGCATGTGAAAAATCATGTGCTTGCACTACTTGTCACGTCGTGATCCGTGAAGGCTTTGACGAGCTAGAAGAAAGTGATGAGCTTGAAGATGATATGCTTGATAAAGCTTGGGGCTTAGAGCCTGAAAGCCGTCTTTCTTGTCAAGCAAAAGTGCCAGCTTCAGATATTGTCGTTGATATCCCTAAATACACGATTAATATGGTGAGCGAAGGCTAA
- a CDS encoding IS3-like element ISSpe1 family transposase (programmed frameshift) yields MTTPIPARVKRTQRDYSLGFKLQVVAAVEKGDMTYKQAQTTYGIQGRSTVLTWLRKHGKMDWTQPVRMTMPKTTKAKETPAQKIKRLEKELEDEHLRNLLLNEAVDIIDAEYGAGLRKKLLSQGARSLQKQKVTSLNRACKLLGITRQAIYQRERRANCRAMELAPVRAMILDIRRFMPRIGGKKLYFLLKPKFIEKGIKLGRDNFFSYLKSEGLLVKPKRNYTKTTNSKHWMKKHPNLLKELVPTAPEEVFVSDITYVQSEQGIHYLSLVTDAFSRKIMGYELSNEMKATDVVKALEMTISNRQYQHRAVHHSDRGLQYCSAVYQLALQRSDIRASMTDGYDCYQNALAERINGILKQEFLLSPCCNLNELKQLVEESIFIYNELRPHLSLGMKTPNQVHKKDQQQKLLV; encoded by the exons ATGACTACACCAATACCAGCCCGCGTTAAGCGAACACAGCGAGATTATTCGTTAGGCTTTAAATTACAAGTTGTAGCTGCCGTAGAAAAAGGCGATATGACTTATAAACAAGCTCAAACAACCTATGGCATCCAAGGTCGCTCCACGGTACTTACTTGGCTTAGAAAGCACGGTAAGATGGACTGGACTCAACCAGTGAGAATGACTATGCCAAAAACAACTAAAGCTAAAGAAACCCCAGCTCAAAAGATTAAGCGCCTTGAAAAAGAGCTGGAAGATGAGCACTTACGTAATCTATTACTCAATGAAGCCGTTGATATTATTGATGCAGAATATGGAGCTGGCCTTAGAAAAAAGT TACTTAGCCAGGGAGCGAGAAGTCTTCAAAAACAGAAAGTAACGAGCTTAAATCGCGCTTGTAAGCTTCTGGGTATAACAAGACAAGCTATCTATCAAAGAGAACGAAGAGCGAATTGTAGAGCAATGGAGTTAGCCCCTGTAAGAGCGATGATACTAGATATCCGTCGGTTTATGCCTCGGATTGGTGGCAAGAAACTCTACTTTTTACTTAAACCTAAGTTCATCGAGAAAGGGATTAAACTTGGGCGCGATAACTTCTTTAGTTACTTGAAAAGTGAAGGCTTGTTAGTCAAACCTAAGCGTAATTATACCAAGACGACTAACAGTAAACATTGGATGAAGAAACATCCAAATTTACTGAAAGAGTTAGTGCCAACAGCACCTGAAGAGGTGTTTGTTAGTGATATAACATATGTGCAATCAGAGCAAGGCATACATTATCTATCATTGGTAACTGACGCGTTCAGTCGTAAAATAATGGGATATGAATTAAGTAATGAAATGAAAGCTACAGACGTAGTCAAAGCGTTAGAAATGACGATAAGTAATCGGCAGTATCAACATCGAGCAGTGCATCACTCAGACAGAGGGTTACAGTATTGCTCTGCCGTTTATCAGTTAGCGTTGCAAAGAAGTGACATCCGCGCATCAATGACCGATGGATATGACTGCTACCAAAACGCACTAGCAGAACGTATAAATGGGATATTAAAGCAAGAGTTTCTATTATCTCCTTGCTGCAACCTTAATGAGTTAAAGCAACTCGTTGAGGAGTCAATTTTTATATACAATGAGCTGAGACCGCACTTAAGCTTGGGTATGAAAACACCTAATCAAGTGCATAAAAAAGACCAGCAGCAGAAGCTACTGGTCTAG
- the iscX gene encoding Fe-S cluster assembly protein IscX: MKLKWIDSLEIALQLIDKYPDIEPEKIRFTDLSEWVLELECFDDDPNHCNERVLEAIQANWIAEK; encoded by the coding sequence ATGAAACTTAAGTGGATTGATTCACTAGAAATTGCGCTGCAATTAATAGATAAGTATCCAGATATCGAGCCTGAAAAAATACGTTTCACCGATCTTAGTGAGTGGGTATTAGAACTAGAGTGTTTTGATGACGACCCAAATCATTGTAATGAAAGGGTGCTTGAGGCGATTCAAGCAAACTGGATTGCTGAAAAATAA
- the ndk gene encoding nucleoside-diphosphate kinase has translation MAIERTFSIIKPDAVAKNHIGAIYNRFETAGLKIIASKMIHLSKEQAEGFYAEHSERPFFGALVAFMTSGPIMVQTLEGENAVLAHREILGATNPAEAAEGTIRADFAESIDENAAHGSDSVASAEREVAYFFSAEELCPRTR, from the coding sequence ATGGCTATCGAACGTACTTTTTCTATCATTAAGCCTGATGCAGTTGCAAAAAACCACATTGGCGCTATCTACAACCGTTTTGAAACGGCTGGCCTGAAAATCATCGCTTCTAAAATGATTCACCTAAGCAAAGAACAAGCTGAAGGTTTCTACGCTGAGCACAGCGAGCGTCCATTCTTTGGTGCACTAGTTGCATTCATGACGTCTGGTCCAATCATGGTGCAAACTCTTGAAGGCGAAAACGCCGTTCTAGCTCACCGTGAAATCTTAGGTGCAACTAACCCTGCTGAAGCGGCTGAAGGTACTATCCGTGCTGATTTCGCAGAAAGCATCGATGAGAACGCTGCTCATGGTTCTGATTCTGTAGCATCTGCAGAGCGTGAAGTTGCTTACTTCTTCAGCGCTGAAGAGCTATGCCCACGCACTCGTTAA
- a CDS encoding TonB-dependent receptor — MSSVTLTAKAVRRSFIAAAATSVALSGFAFAEEAADEKVERIEVTGSRIKQVDMETVSPVTVISAADIAMTGEKTVADVLNNSAVNSFGSWRGMSGYGSGGSATSSVNLRGLGSSATLVLLDGRRMPGTSSSSGAVADTSQIPMAIVERIEILRDGASAVYGSDAVAGVINIITKKDFDGVQLDFSTEQPSIEGGDANRFSLATGFNTDKGNITFTYEYYDTKNVMDRDVWDMNDPTYSDYSSFSSVPNGYYNTGEKNDDGKDIYAFYSNSDMCEQTENVSNGTDGENNGRCYYSYGEVTKLFGDVTRNSFMTNFSYEVAEDIQFRGRGSASFTETHTRYAGTPVSTNYPVMDAENQYNPTGEDMTIYMRSVQIGERDTLTETNNFDILGGLVGFSDVANGVDWEVNLQHSASTTNSFNYNLINDNIIQSEIDTGEYDIFNTQGLAYDEWEQQMGALYGAAAHTGVYQGKFESTQIDALASTLIFENDAVSLAMVGGVEYEMISFEQTSDPESAAGIISGGSGGDDVDATRDRTAGYVEFQMGLPANVELSAAVRYERYEQEGNLTGATGEVTESSTFDAVVPKFGLSWRPVDSLLLRASYGDSFRAPNMGEMFSSQSLSFESGYDPVWCGANGDDADADYCSPTNQYKTWYGGNPDLEAEEGNSLTLGGVWNVTDEWNIELSYYSIVYDNKIESVGIDDLLYDEQINGGSDKIHRGADGKIEYIEAGVENIASVETSGLDFVTAYNLETGFGDFNFKLDVSHVMAFDKQADATSEMVEYAGTQDYPDWRGNFAASWYLNDFSAAWTTVYIGSQSGQDLRDEGYDYIVDIPSYMKHNFQVGYTHDWNGSITVGVNNIFDEEAPSMYDFAGYRDTNTGLYDVLGRTYYLRLNQKF, encoded by the coding sequence ATGAGCTCAGTAACCTTAACCGCAAAAGCAGTACGTCGTAGCTTTATAGCCGCTGCAGCGACAAGTGTTGCTTTATCTGGATTTGCATTTGCAGAAGAAGCTGCAGATGAAAAAGTAGAACGTATCGAAGTAACCGGTTCGCGTATTAAGCAAGTCGATATGGAAACTGTTTCTCCTGTTACAGTTATCAGTGCTGCTGATATCGCTATGACAGGTGAGAAAACAGTTGCAGATGTTTTAAACAACTCTGCAGTAAATAGCTTTGGTTCTTGGCGTGGCATGTCTGGCTACGGCTCAGGCGGTAGCGCAACAAGTAGTGTTAACCTGCGTGGTCTAGGTTCTTCTGCAACACTTGTTTTGCTAGACGGCCGTCGTATGCCGGGTACTAGCTCAAGTTCTGGAGCGGTAGCCGATACATCTCAGATCCCAATGGCGATTGTTGAACGTATTGAAATTCTACGTGATGGTGCATCGGCTGTTTATGGTTCTGATGCTGTTGCTGGTGTAATTAACATTATCACTAAGAAAGATTTCGATGGTGTTCAATTAGATTTTAGTACTGAGCAGCCAAGTATTGAAGGCGGTGATGCTAACCGTTTCTCATTAGCGACGGGTTTTAACACCGACAAAGGTAACATCACTTTTACTTATGAGTATTATGATACTAAGAACGTGATGGACCGTGATGTTTGGGACATGAATGACCCAACTTACAGCGATTATAGCTCTTTCAGCTCAGTACCTAACGGTTATTACAACACTGGCGAGAAGAATGATGATGGTAAAGACATCTATGCATTCTATTCAAACTCAGATATGTGTGAGCAGACTGAAAACGTATCTAACGGTACCGATGGTGAGAATAACGGTCGTTGTTACTACAGCTATGGTGAAGTGACTAAGTTATTTGGTGATGTGACTCGTAACTCATTTATGACTAATTTTAGTTACGAAGTTGCAGAAGATATTCAGTTCCGTGGTCGTGGTTCTGCATCATTTACTGAAACCCATACCCGTTATGCTGGTACGCCTGTATCGACAAACTACCCTGTGATGGACGCAGAAAACCAGTATAACCCTACTGGTGAAGATATGACTATCTACATGCGCTCAGTACAGATTGGTGAGCGTGACACACTGACTGAAACAAATAACTTCGATATCTTAGGCGGACTCGTTGGATTCAGTGATGTTGCTAATGGTGTTGATTGGGAAGTAAACCTACAGCATTCAGCTTCTACCACTAATTCATTTAACTATAATCTTATCAATGACAATATCATCCAGAGTGAAATTGACACAGGTGAGTACGACATCTTTAACACTCAAGGCTTAGCTTATGATGAGTGGGAACAGCAGATGGGAGCGCTATATGGCGCCGCTGCTCACACAGGTGTTTACCAGGGTAAATTTGAAAGTACACAAATTGACGCACTTGCTTCAACATTAATTTTCGAAAATGATGCAGTATCACTAGCTATGGTTGGTGGTGTTGAATATGAAATGATTAGCTTTGAGCAAACCAGTGATCCAGAGTCTGCTGCGGGTATAATCTCAGGTGGTTCAGGTGGTGATGATGTTGATGCAACACGTGACCGTACAGCAGGTTATGTAGAATTCCAGATGGGGCTGCCTGCCAATGTTGAGCTTTCAGCAGCTGTTCGTTATGAACGTTATGAGCAAGAAGGTAACCTAACTGGTGCAACTGGTGAAGTGACTGAGTCATCTACATTTGATGCAGTAGTTCCTAAGTTTGGTTTGAGCTGGCGCCCAGTAGATTCACTATTACTACGTGCGAGCTACGGTGATTCATTCCGCGCACCAAACATGGGCGAGATGTTCTCTTCACAGTCACTAAGTTTCGAAAGCGGCTATGATCCAGTTTGGTGTGGTGCCAACGGCGACGATGCTGACGCAGATTACTGTTCACCAACCAACCAATATAAAACTTGGTACGGTGGTAACCCAGATCTAGAAGCTGAAGAAGGTAACTCGTTAACACTTGGTGGTGTGTGGAACGTAACTGATGAGTGGAACATTGAGCTTTCTTACTATTCAATCGTTTATGATAATAAGATTGAATCAGTCGGTATTGATGATCTTTTATATGATGAGCAGATCAATGGTGGTTCAGATAAGATTCATCGTGGAGCAGACGGTAAGATTGAGTACATTGAAGCGGGTGTAGAAAACATCGCCTCAGTTGAAACATCAGGTCTAGATTTTGTGACAGCCTATAACCTAGAGACAGGTTTTGGTGACTTCAACTTCAAGCTAGATGTGTCACATGTAATGGCATTCGATAAGCAAGCCGATGCAACATCAGAAATGGTTGAGTATGCAGGTACTCAGGATTACCCAGATTGGCGTGGTAACTTCGCTGCTAGTTGGTACTTAAACGACTTCAGCGCTGCTTGGACAACTGTTTATATCGGTAGTCAGTCAGGTCAAGATCTTCGTGATGAAGGCTATGACTACATCGTTGACATACCTAGTTACATGAAGCACAACTTCCAGGTGGGTTACACCCATGATTGGAACGGCAGCATCACAGTTGGTGTGAACAATATCTTTGATGAAGAAGCGCCAAGCATGTATGACTTCGCGGGTTACCGTGACACAAATACGGGTTTATATGATGTCTTAGGACGCACTTATTACCTAAGATTGAACCAGAAGTTCTAA
- a CDS encoding TraR/DksA C4-type zinc finger protein: protein MSTNQIKQTLSAIESELRAKIGALPEMQAKLMDQQNYSLCELIQVMTDVHLCEHPLFIQLMSLDAARCQLEIGLYGVCSDCENEIEAERLAEDPLEQRCASCSGQYRRQHRQELRLNH from the coding sequence GTGAGTACTAACCAAATCAAACAAACCTTATCCGCTATAGAGTCGGAACTAAGAGCGAAGATTGGTGCACTCCCCGAAATGCAAGCCAAGCTAATGGACCAGCAAAATTATTCTCTTTGTGAGCTCATTCAAGTCATGACTGATGTTCACCTATGCGAGCATCCATTATTTATTCAGTTGATGAGCCTAGATGCGGCGCGCTGTCAACTTGAAATTGGTTTATACGGCGTGTGCAGTGATTGTGAAAACGAAATAGAAGCAGAGCGCTTAGCCGAAGATCCGCTCGAGCAACGCTGTGCAAGTTGCAGTGGCCAATATCGCCGTCAACATCGTCAAGAATTAAGACTCAATCATTAA